The DNA sequence tgcaacGATGCTTTTATGAGCTACAAGAACCTTATTTTATCAAGGAGATATTCGGGACAAAGGTCAACTAACTTATTGAGCTAGGTTCACTAGCATATCCGTCtattgggtgtccaaagtaaatttTGGACTCTAACCTTATGCTATTCTTAGGccaaaggcccaagcccaaactatttccaaaagtcTTTGGCCAAACAAAGGTCATGAAAAATTATTCCGTCAAAAAGTGATGTTCGGAATTTCACGGGGTCTACAGAGACTtagttgaaaagaaaagaaatacctCCCGTTTTGGAGCAACTCAGAAAACAAAGCAAGCTTGGATGGGGAAAGCTGGAGAAGATGACTGCAAGTCTGTAATGAAAATTTGTATAGGAAGAAGAACTTGACCTAACATCACGAAGAGAAGAACTAGCTGCATCCAGGCACGGAACCAGGAATTAAATTTGAGGTGGGCTAAATTTACCTTATGCTGGCAAGAAAAATTATCCtaaaaaatttggcagagtctATTTTGTTTTGATGGAATATCTCAATTGCATAGCACTtatcaaaatatcatccacaaAATGCATTTTGTCACCCAAATTTTTATTCAATGTCAATACAAATTCAACTATTTAAGTTGTGCTTTTCCGTTACCTGAAGCATAAAACTCATCGATAACCGAATTTGAATCAATAGTATCAACAATTTCTCTCTCAATATGCAATGTCATTAAATCTGCAAGAAAATCATGGCTTAGGATTTTGAGGTTGATCtgttattaaaaacaaaacctagaaaaaagaaaacattaaaaacaaaatCTTAAGTTGCCGGCCATgtataaataaaaaacttaagTCAAACTCAAATATGCAAGGAGCACACCCGGACACCCCACCAGGCCACCACATCCCTCCCCACCACAAGGGAAAATAAATTTGACTTACTCAAAAGCTTAAAAGCACCCAATGAAAATTATAATCAACTCAACTCTCAAACAATCAACACAATAAAGAAATTGCCACTATCATGGGCAATTGGGCATTTGGGTATTAATAATAGAAATTCAATATCTTTTTCTAGAAATCAATAGATTTGATTAATTACATCAAGAAATCTAGAAATACCTAAATTACATTctaatttcgtaaaaaaaaattcattatagAAGAGAAGTTAAAGTGTAATACCTGAACAAGGTTGAGAGATGAGAGCAGATTGTTGAGGAGAGGAGATAGAGTGACTCGGTAGAGACTAGAGGGAGGTGAGAGTCTGACTGTCTGAGCTTGAGAAGTTGAGAAACGTAGAACTGAGGAGTGGGCAGAGGTGAGGAGGAGAGGACAAAAAAGgggagaaaagagaagaaaatgagaGACTTGCATACATTAATTATACTAGTGCCAGCACTCGTTTTCGAGGCAAGAGGCAGTGAACAAATATGGTCATATGCATGTACTTTAGTTATCTTTTATATgtgtttgacttttttttttgaggggagATATGCTGGGGTCAGATACAtataatcattttttttcttccccaaAATACTGGGTTGTGCTGCAGCACACCTCAGCCCACCCCTATGTCCGTATCTGGTTGCATCTCATTGACCTGCTGCGCTGCTGTGCGTCCAAAGAGGCAACTAGGCGAGGACTCGAAGTGCGCTGCCCCTCGGAGGAGGTGAAGGAGGTtgtagaaaagttttttttttcttttttcttttttgtacttATCTTTTCTTTCCTCCCTTTGGGGTACTGTGGGTTGAGGCAAATATCCCTATACTTGAGACATTTTGGGCCCAAATCTTGTCTAGGCTATAGCCCAGACAGTGTTCCACCCCGCCCTGCAGTCTTTTACAACGTATGATTGAAATTGTCTTGttgataaaaaaatttctacatACGATCTATTaatttgaaggatgatgacCTACTTATTTTTGGTTTAGTTCCAAATTAATTTCATTATAAAGAATAAAAGTATCATTTATCTGAAGGAACCAGCTGATCAGCTAAAACAAAATTCCAAACAACCAACAGATTAGTAGTTTGCTGGTGTTTTAATAATGAGGCAAAAAGACTTTACAAGAATTTTCGATGATGAAATTTGtaaattttaaatattatgatgaCACGTTTGTTTACACAAAATGAGGGAACTATAAATCAAAGACAATGCGGGAGATTAAGAAGTGATATGTAATTTACCAACCgatatttatttttcttggtgaaaaaaaataaaataaaatttgcaGATAAGTGTGGTCATGCAGAACGGGatccaaaatgaagtttttttttttccaaacttctcagtATATGATTGGTGTATACTTTTCCCAAttatctccaaaaaaaaaacagtatttattgtttttgtgagaaaaagaaaaaggaaaaacactTACAGATAAATATGGTCAGGCAGAACCTTCTCAGCAtatgattggtgtaaaagaccCGTTAGTCAGTCAAGGCAGCTAAGTTGGCCTGAACAAATGAAAAGGAGAGTAAGCCTACTTGTCAAAGCAGTGATCGAATTGGAGAGAGACAACCACACACACGAGCAGGGTAACTGTTTTTTTTGGGAACCGACTCTATTTTATGGCAAATTAAACTCAGAAATCTACCCATTTAAACAATAAATAGTTTTCTTTATCTGTTCCATTTTTACTGTTCGACAGCAAATTTACTGTCTGATCGACAATGAAATTTTTTTACTGTAAAGTACAGTTTACGGTTTTATGAGACTTGAAAGACTTTAGagccagacaaaaaaaaaaagactttagAGCCAAATGCCAAAGACCAAGACACGTACGTGTGCATTAAGCCATGCAGGAATTTCACTGACGTGCATTAAGAGCCAGACCAAAAAAAACAGACTTTAGAGCCAAATGCCGAAGACCGAGACTTTAGAGCCAAATGTGCATTAAGATTCCTTCATCAGAGCGCGCCTAATGCATGCTGCCAATTTTTGAACTTGCAAGTCTTTGCTGATCGTGTCCCTCCTTCTACTCAATAAGGTCTTCTAGTCACAGAGGTCTTCCTTCATGGTAGAGAGGTCTTCCTTGTAAATCCTTCCATCACATCCATCTCAATTAGTACATAATGAATTCTCTTGCTATAAATATTTATCATGAGGAAGCTAGTTGATACACCAACCAATTTCAAGATACAGTTGCCAAATACCAACATGAAACCAACTATCGCTCCTCTGTACCTTTCCTTGTTTCTTCACATCCTCACCCTACTTGTATCCGGTGATCCACCACCTATCTACACTCCGGTGGAAGATATCACCCTCAACTGTGGCTATTCCGGTAGCTTACAGGATTTCTATAGTAACCGGAATTGGACTGGAGATATCAACTCAAAGTTGTCCCCCATAGAAGCTGGTAACACTACCTCCCAAGTCAAAGAAGCACCACCTTCCTCCTCCTCAGCTAGCCAAGTACCATACACCACTGCACGGTTATCTTGTTACGAATTTACATACCGATTTGACAACCTCACTGCTGGCCAGAAGTTCATTCGGTTGTATTTCAACCCAGCTTCGTACCCAAACTTCGAGCACTCCAAAGCTCTCTTCTCTGTCAAAGTTGGTCGATATACGCTTCTCAATGATCTCAATGCTTCAGCTACGTACTGCAGATGCTAATTCGGTGGAGACTCTATATAGAGAATTCTGTTTAAACGTTGACGACGGAGGAGAGAGTATAAACATCACGTTCACTCCAAGCACCAAAGCCAAAGGTGCATACGCATTTATCAACGGAATTGAAATTGTTTCGATGCCAACCAATCTTTACTACTCAGCAGCACAGAGCAAGGGGGTGGAATATCTGGGCAACGAAGTGAACTATTACATCGAAAACAGCACTGCACTGGAGACGGTCTACTGAATCAACGTCAGCGGAGGCCCCATCTCGCCGAACACAGACTCCGGAATGTACAGGAATTGGGACACCGCAGACGAAATTTATTTGGATGATATAAGTAAAAAATTGAGCGTGCTACCACAGAACAATTCAATCGAGCTCAATTTCGTCGAAGTTCCAGAATACTCTGCCCCAAAACCAGTTTACACCACAGGTCGGTCAATGGGGATGAACAAAACCATCAACAAGAGTTATAACCTCACATGGGTATTTCCCTTAGATCCCCGGTTTTATTACCTGGTGAGACTCCATTTCTGTGAGTTTGAATCTGATATTACCGAGTACGGTGATCGATCGTTTCAAATCTACTTGGCCAATCAAACAGCAGAAGAACTTGCAGATGTCATCGGATGGAGTGGAGCAAATGGGAATCCAGTTTACAGAGACTACGTTGTCGGAATGGTCATGAATCCGGTTGGAAGCCAGAAGAAAGTTAACCTCTTTCTAGAATTCTCAGCGCTCAAGCATGATAGGTATACTAAGCACAACGATGGCATCTTGAACGGGCTAGAAATCATCCAACTAAACAACTCAAATGGTAGTTTAGCTGGGCCgaacccatctccaccaccaaagGCGATGCAGTCAAGCCCCAACAATCCCAACAAGAAGTCGACCCATATGCTTGCCATTGCGGTCAGCGTAGTTTCTTGCATACTACTGGTACGTAAATGGCTCAAAATCAATTTTGAACTGCTTATGTTGGTAGCCTTAGTCTACCTCATAAAATTGGaatatattcaaaaaaaaaaaaaaaaaacgaaagaaaaaaaaatacaagcaACTAGGATGAACACGCACAAAGTAGAAATAAGACTACGAAAGTGCTATGCAACATCTTTGAAATTCCACAAGACATTACAATAAGCTGAAACATGTCTGGTGTCTTCACAAATTCCACAATTGTGCAAACAGCCTCATCCTTGGCTTGGCCCAAAACAGGTGCATCTTCGCCAGATAATGTTGCCATGTACTTAGTTAGGAACTTGAAAGACTCCTTTGCCAAGCTGAAAATACAACAAAGAAATAATCAATTTATAACTAATTTAGAGAAGGCATttacataaaaataaaacttcatAGGAAAGGGCTACGCATAGGATACCTTTTACGTTCTTTTAAAACATTAGATATGGTAAGAAATAGCTGCCTCTGGTCCAAGACCCCAATATTCCACCCCTTCAAGAAACTATCTATCTGTTTGAATGAAGGGAGGACATGCTCAGTGACCTTTCCATTGATGGCCAAATTTAGAGCGCTCAAGTAAACAGAGAACCGACTACATGGGTCCTCCAGTAGGTTGTACAGATTGAACAAATTGTAAAAAAGAAATGATAAACATCAGAAGTACATTCAAAATCATATAAGCAAATGTCACAATCACAATGGTCTGTTACATCTTTAAGCGCGATGCAGGTTTGTCATTTGGTTGCTGTGTAACCTTTCCAGATATAAGTTCTGCCATTTGACATACTTCATCTAGAGAATCAGAATTTGTAACAACATTGCAGATGACAGTGAAGATGCACTCAAGATCTGCGAACAGAACAACATGAATTCTTGTATGTTAAACCAAAGATAGATGAACATTGACGATAAAAACAAACACTTGTCACCATTCAACTATCATTTGCTTATTGTTAGAGTTGCAGGAGGCGATCACTAGTGATCATATGATCCAATCCTATTACAATTTCCACTGTTGTAAAGACATTAGCAATCTTTGTAACCATAGGGCTAGTCACTAACCAAAAAACAGTGGCTAAGCTTGAAGCAAGGGTTATTACTATATTGATGCAATAAGCGTAGAAATAAAAACTCTGGACCAACAACAGCATACAGTTCACATCACTACCTAAATAGTAGATATGTCATTGTATCATGCAGTCATGCAACACTGAGCCTCCAACTGCTAAAAAGGCATTAGAAAGACAATAGCTTACTGTACCTTTGTCTGAAACCTTTTATAGTATCACATCAGCTGAGGTTAGCATAAGTGACACCAAATCGAACCACCTGGCGTTTTCCACACATTGTATGGCTTCGTcacagtcttttttttttttttggctttaaAGATACATGAAGACAACCAGGCTCAGAAGACCAGAAAGGAACCAGAAAAAAcagcaaaagcaaagaaaaagcaaaactAAAAAGAACCACATAGACTCGGCTCAAGGAGGAGGCCCTTGAGCATCAAAGAGAAGTATGCGCATTAGGGAGGGAGGAGGATTGGAAACCCAGTCCTCGGTGCACACCCTGCGCGATGCCAACGCCGCCACGAGATCTGCAGTTTGATTAGCATACCTACTCGCCCAGAGCCAGTTTACTCGATCAAATTGCCCAGCTAGTACCCGGATCTTTGCCACAATCCGCGAAGCCGACCAGTCGATCGATGAGAGAGGGTTTAAGAAGGTTGAAATCAGTACCAAGGAGTCAGATTCCaactgaaaagaagaaagggaTAAAGAAGAGGCCAGAGAAAGACCAAGCACAATAGCCATGGCTTCTGCTGCCAGAGAGGAAGAGGCATGAGTCGACTTCGCAAAGCCACCAAGGACAGACCCATTGGAGTCACGAATAATGGAAGCTAGTCCACACTCCGAGGACCTCTCATCCCATGCCGCATCTGTATTGATCTTCAGAAGACCAGGGGAGGGGGGATTCCATAATTTCAATTCTGTCACCCATGTAATGGGCTTCGTGATTTTGCGGGAGAGGCCTTGAGGGATCATGAGATATTCTGAGGCTGCCGAGTGGGCACGGGAAGCAGTGTGGACTGGATCAGGAATTTCATTGTTGAACACACTGTTGCACCTCTGCTTCCAAATGAACCATAGTAAGAACAAAACATGGGTTTGAAAGAACCGGTTGGATGAAGAAGATGTATCTTCCAATCTAAAGACAGTCACAATCCATCTATCAAGCGATGTGACGGATTGGGGATCAACCTTGTAAGACAGAGGGTGGCAGAACCATGTTCTCATTGCCCAAGGGCATAAGAATAAAACATGTTCAATTGTTTCAGAATGAGCCTCACATAGGGTGCAGATAGGGGATGAAGCCAGGTGCCTTCGGAATCTATTGTGGTTAGTTGCTAGAGCACCAGAGAGAGCACGCCACATGAAGTGTTTGATGCGAGGAGTTGCCTTGACTTTCCACAGCCAAGTCCAAATACTCGTGTGGATAGAGTGCGAAAGATGAGGGTGTCCTGCAGGATTGGGAGCAGCTGTCATAACTTTAGATTCATACCCAGACCGTACCGAGTAGATACCAGAAGAATTTGCCGACCATAGTAAAGAGTCTAATTCCTCCGGATTGCCGAATGAGGTAGCCCTTATAGCATTAATGGTTTCCATTGAGAGGAGAGGGGTGACAGGGTCCAAGTTCCACTCCTGGTTGGTTGTATCAATAAAATTACTGACATGGATGACCGGAGAATTAAGGGGCATTTGATTTAGCAAATTGAATGACGGAAGGCGTGGGATCCAGTTGTCCCTCCAAAAGTCAATTGTGTTGCCAGAACCAACCTACCAAATACACCCAGTAGAGAGAATATTTCGTCCTTCCAAGATACTAGACCATGCCCATGATGGAGAGGAGCCCCGGGATGCTTCGAAGAAGGAGCACCGAGGGAAATAGCGGTTTTTCAGAACACAAACCCAAAGAGCATTAGGATTAGTCAATATCCTCCAACCCTGCTTAGCCAGAAGAGCTAAATTGAAAGTCTCAATACTTCGAAAACCCATGCCCCCATCAGTTTTTGGCAAGGCAAGAGAAGCCCACTTCTTCCAATGAATTCCCGTAGTAGTGTTGTCTCCCTACCAAAAGTTTGCAAGAGCCGAGTTGATTTGGTTACAAAGAGAAGAGGGGAATTTAAAAACTGACATCGGATAGGCAGGAATTGCCATTGCCACAGCCTTGATCATGATTTCTTTCCCAGCTTGGGAGAGAGTGGAAATGTTCCACCCTGAGATCTTCTTTTCAATATTCTCCTTGACATAGGCTAAAGCATGGAGCGTCCCCAGACGGTAGGAAGACCAAGGTAAAAACCCGGGTTGAGAATCGGGCTCATGCCCAACATCAAACTAATAAGGTTGACAACTTGAGGAGATTTGTTGGGGCTGAAAAAGAGTGAGGACTTATGAGTATTGATGGATTGACCCAAAGCGCTGCAATAATGATACAATGTGTTCGATAATACTTCACAGTTGGATTTGGTAGcattgaggaagaagattgaGTCATTTGCAAAGAAAAGATGGCTGACCTAAGGACCATCAGGGCTTATCTTTACTGGATCAAGTAAGTTTGCAGCGCAAATTTTCCGGATCATCGTTGAAAGAACATCATTtatgaaaaggaaaaggaaagggGAAAGTGGGTCTCCCTGTCTTAAACCACGGGATGGCTTAAATTTGCGACCAGGGGATCCATTAACAAGAATAGCCATAGTCACAGATGTAACACAAGACATGACCAATCTTACCCAGAGATGATGGAAACCCATTTTGAGAAGGACCAATTCCAAAAACTTCCAATCCACCCGGTCATATGCTTTATTCATGTCAAGTTTGATTGCAAATTCACCGTCAGATCCTGCCTTAAGTAACTTGAGGTGATGAAAAAGTTCATGGGCCACTAGAATGTTGTCCTGAATCTGTCGGCCAGAGACGAAAGCCGACTGGTTTTCAGAAATAAGGGAAGGCATAAAAGGTCTGAGTCTGGTAGATATGATTTTTGTCAAGATTTTGTATGCAAAGTTGCAGAGAGCAATGGGACGAAAATGGGTAGCTAGCTGGGGAACTTCCACCTTAGGAATTAAAGCAATATAGGTGGCATTAAATTGATTCAAAATGGAGGCAGAGGCAAAAGATTGAGCTGTTGCTTCATGGACCACTTTCTTGACAATTTCCCAATATGATTGGTAGAAAGTACCAGGAAAGTCGTCCGGTCCCGGAGATTTAAGCCCTCCCAAATAGAAAACTGCAGCTTTTACTTCCTCCATGGTGATATCTGCCAGCAGGGCCACATTCATATCCCTGGTTACCACCGGATCAACAAACTCAAGAACTGTTTGCATGTGGGTAGTTGGCGAAGCATCATACATTTCCCGAAAAAAGTGGTTTAGGTGGGCAACAATATCTCTCTCATTTGTTAACCAAGTACCCTCATCATTCTTAAGTCTAAGAATCTTGTTTCTTCGACGATGCATGATTGTTGACTGATGGAAGTACCGAGTGTTATGGTCTCCATGGGCTAGCCACGAAACCCTTGACCTTTGTTTCCAATACATTTCCTCAAGAGCCCAGTGAGAAGCAATATCATCAGAGACTGATTTGATTTGTTGGTGAGCATCAGTCAGGTCAGAGTCTAATAGAGACTGAATCCGAGTTTGTCCAACAATTTCAATCTTGCCAAAATTCGGGAAAGTATCCTTTGCCCAAAGAGAGAGGGCATATTGGCACTTTCGAAGGTTTGTAGCCCAAGAGGAGGAAAGATCCAGAGAGGAGGAAGTATGCCAGTTGGAGTGTATTATCTGTTGACAAGTAGGATGAGTGGTCCAGAGATGTTCAAAGCAGAAAATTGGTGGAGACTTCAACTCCTTTGGATTAGTATCAAGCATGATTGGTCTATGGTCCGATCCAAGTAAAGGAAGGTGAAAGACTTGGGTCTGTGGATGGTTTGCAATCCACTCATTATTGGCAAAGGCACAGTCCAGACGTTCTTTGATTACCACCTTGCCATGTTGATAGGCGTACCAAGTGAAGTCTGGCCCTTGGAAAAGAAGATCTGAGAGTTGGAGAAAGTTGTCTCCCCATTTTTCATGGAGCCACAGCATTTCATTAAAATCACCCAAGCACAACCAAGGGAGAGCATGAGGGGAGAAAGTTGTGTACAAAGAACGCCAAAAGCCTGTTTTTTGATTCACATGGGGGTTCCCGTACAACCAAGAAACATTGCAGTGAAAATTTTCTGAAATGAAAAACACACTAGTATTTACATAATTAACCGTGCCGATAATACTGGAGACCTGGACAGAGTTGTCCCAGAAAAGAGCAAGACCACCGCCACCATTATTTGTGGGATTGACAACATGCAAGTGGTCAAACCGCAGTTGTTTCAGCCAATACTTTAGCACTGGTTCCTGCTGTCTAGTCTCCATAAGAAAAAGCATAGAGGGGTTATGACGTTTAACCAAACGTCGGAGTGTCTTTCCGGTCAGGTCTGCCCCTAGGCCTTGACAGTTCCAAGATATAAGCCTCATATTGGGCCCGTGGCTGCATCGGGCCAGCCACCGGTGCCCTGATCCTTAGGAGGATCATGATCAGTTAGAGAAGTTGGTGCAGCTATGGATGCAGAATCCGGCGCCATCAGAGGGGGGTGATGCATGACATTGTCAGACAATAGTTCTATCGGAATATGTTGATCTGGTGCTTGTATCAGAGGGAGACCTTCAAGATCAGTTGGTGGAGATAGAGGATTGTGACTCATGGGCAAATAGCTTGACACATTAAGGTCCAGAGGAGGGATGTTGGAGTGAGAGTTCTCTGATAGAATGAGTTGAACCGCAAATAATCCTTCAGTTGTTGCAAGGGTCTCTCTCAGGAATGCATCTCTCTGAACTTGAGAAGTGGGAATAACAGGAATTTCCGAGACAACACTCAGATCTTGGGGTGAGGGAGTATCAGAGTAAACCGACCGCCGACCCCCTCGACCACGACCATGGGTGCCCCGAATCTTGCCTCTAGGTCGAGTCATCCCAGTTTTGCTAGATCCTCGGGTTCTCCTCCCCGACAAAGGAGGTCCATCATTATCCAAATTGAGATTGGGGAGATAGGGATCAGAAGATGGAGCCAAAGATAAGGCCATATCAAAAGAATAAACTGATCTGAATTTTGATCTTTTGCACTTTGGGTCAGTTTCAATGGTGGTATCATCAGCAAGACGTTTGAGGCGGAGCTGATCCATGAAGGAGGCTATTCCTGAAATAGCCTCATTTGGCGGTGATGCAGGGGGGGTGAAGTGGGAAGTGTAACTGGGTTTGGTTTAATGTTTGCAGCCACTAACTCCTCCAGAGAGTCAACAATGGGAGCATGAACATTGGTGGGAGGATGAAGGTGTGCTTGGGAATTAGTGAGGTGGGGTTGAAAAAGGTCGTGGAGAGGATTATAGACTTGATTGAGTGGGTAGCTGAGTTGATGGTGGAGGAAGTGGGACAAACTCATTGATTGAGTTGTCAAAGATGAACTGAGTGTTACCCAAATTTAGTTCACCCGATAGGCCCAGAGTAGGGAAACTAGTTGGGTCCGGTCCAATAAACAAACTCCTGCTATCCTCAATAACAGCTGCAACGACCAACTCATCATCCTGAACCATTTTGGCCTTACCTTTTTCCTTGGGTCCAGCGGAGGAGGAGGCCACACACAGAGTAGTGGGTGGACGGGAGAAGGTGGGCTCCCTGACCGGGGACGGAGATTTATCCGAGATCACCAGAGAAGCTCAGCTTTGTGAGCTGTTGCTGAAATTCGGTTGACTCAGAGCTTGAAGCAGGGGTTGGGATATCATGTAAGCGGCTGGGCATTGATGGCTATTTTTTCGGCCTCGGAAGCATTGGCTTTGGAAGCGATCCCATCCCCTATCCCCAGGTGCTTGAGGACCCCACGACAGGCGTCTAGCAGTGGGAGTTATCATCCAAACTCCCAAACGATCAGCTCTTGGGGATCGAGGTTGATTGCAAAAGCGTTCACTATGACTGAGGTGGCCACAGTTGTAGCAGAAAAGAGAAATTCTTTCGTATCTAAACTCCACCCAAATAGGGGGATTGGATCCACAGCTAATCCACACACCTGGGACAAGGGGATTTTGTGTGTTAATATTGACTCGGACCCGAACGAAGCCCCTCCAGCCAATGATAGTGTTTGGGTCTTCGACATTTAGGACCGTACCAGCTTTTGCCCCCAGGAGTTCAGCATTGGCATAGGTCATCTGCCCCCTTGGAAGACCATGAGCTTGAATCCAAATTGCCAAAGGTGGGCAGGAACATCCTCCAATCTAGCCTCAAGAGGCCAGGTGTTGATGCAGATGGTGTGGCCCATCACTGACCAGGGTCCTCTTTTCAGGATTTGCTGACCAGTTTCCCATTCCAATGGAGTGATAGTGAAAGTGCGATGGTCCCGGATAGTTTCAATATGAACCTCCCTAAACTATGCCCAAGCTCGAGAAAGAATCCGAATTACAACTGCTACATTGAGAAATTTGTCTGCTAGAAGGAAGCCAAGTAGTGTGAGTGGTTGGTCGGCTTGGGGGTCGGGTTGATTAAGGTCAAGTACCTGATCAGCTTGGTTTGGATTATCCGGATTTAGATTGACATTTTGATTGGGTTCCATGGAGGAAGTCGCGGTCTGGGTATTGTTGAAAGGGGATAGATAGAAGAGGTGTTGAGGGGAGGTGTATTGACTGAACCGATGCAATGGAGCTTTTGTGCTTGAAGAGGTTGTATGGGAAGTAGCATATAAATAGGGAAAGTGGTGGATGGAGGTCATTAGGTGAAGAATGGGAAAAGGTTCGTGGAAGAACTTGCAGATGCTAG is a window from the Rosa chinensis cultivar Old Blush chromosome 2, RchiOBHm-V2, whole genome shotgun sequence genome containing:
- the LOC112185138 gene encoding uncharacterized protein LOC112185138; translation: MRLISWNCQGLGADLTGKTLRRLVKRHNPSMLFLMETRQQEPVLKYWLKQLRFDHLHVVNPTNNGGGGLALFWDNSVQVSSIIGTVNYVNTSVFFISENFHCNVSWLYGNPHVNQKTGFWRSLYTTFSPHALPWLCLGDFNEMLWLHEKWGDNFLQLSDLLFQGPDFTWYAYQHGKVVIKERLDCAFANNEWIANHPQTQVFHLPLLGSDHRPIMLDTNPKELKSPPIFCFEHLWTTHPTCQQIIHSNWHTSSSLDLSSSWATNLRKCQYALSLWAKDTFPNFGKIEIVGQTRIQSLLDSDLTDAHQQIKSVSDDIASHWALEEMYWKQRSRVSWLAHGDHNTRYFHQSTIMHRRRNKILRLKNDEGTWLTNERDIVAHLNHFFREMYDASPTTHMQTVLEFVDPVVTRDMNVALLADITMEEVKAAVFYLGGLKSPGPDDFPGTFYQSYWEIVKKVVHEATAQSFASASILNQFNATYIALIPKVEVPQLATHFRPIALCNFAYKILTKIISTRLRPFMPSLISENQSAFVSGRQIQDNILVAHELFHHLKLLKAGSDGEFAIKLDMNKAYDRVDWKFLELVLLKMGFHHLWFDVGHEPDSQPGFLPWSSYRLGTLHALAYVKENIEKKISGWNISTLSQAGKEIMIKAVAMGDNTTTGIHWKKWASLALPKTDGGMGFRSIETFNLALLAKQGWRILTNPNALWVGSGNTIDFWRDNWIPRLPSFNLLNQMPLNSPVIHVSNFIDTTNQEWNLDPVTPLLSMETINAIRATSFGNPEELDSLLWSANSSGIYSVRSGYESKVMTAAPNPAGHPHLSHSIHTSIWTWLWKVKATPRIKHFMWRALSGALATNHNRFRRHLASSPICTLCEAHSETIEHVLFLCPWAMRTWFCHPLSYKVDPQSVTSLDRWIVTVFRLEDTSSSSNRFFQTHVLFLLWFIWKQRCNSVFNNEIPDPVHTASRAHSAASEYLMIPQGLSRKITKPITWVTELKLWNPPSPGLLKINTDAAWDERSSECGLASIIRDSNGSVLGGFAKSTHASSSLAAEAMAIVLGLSLASSLSLSSFQLESDSLVLISTFLNPLSSIDWSASRIVAKIRVLAGQFDRVNWLWASRYANQTADLVAALASRRVCTEDWVSNPPPSLMRILLFDAQGPPP
- the LOC112190835 gene encoding eukaryotic translation initiation factor 3 subunit M, translating into MAELISGKVTQQPNDKPASRLKILFNLYNLLEDPCSRFSVYLSALNLAINGKVTEHVLPSFKQIDSFLKGWNIGVLDQRQLFLTISNVLKERKSLAKESFKFLTKYMATLSGEDAPVLGQAKDEAVCTIVEFVKTPDMFQLIVMSCGISKMLHSTFVVLFLLCACSS